The Hymenobacter oligotrophus genome has a window encoding:
- a CDS encoding OmpP1/FadL family transporter, giving the protein MKQYFVGLALLGLASPLFAQSEADALRYSRLQFGGTARTQAIGGANVAVGADLNSLSSNPAGLGLYQRSEFTFSPGLGIGNANAQVTNAQGAPSLSDGRNSVHVANAGLAFVNRRPDSDNNDWRGGTLAFGFTRINDFNASFRYRSNVADNRSLFQRFREPRAGAGQSLGDVYDDVDQQFADNQYATLDGLAYGAYLVNYDRTANGNYVVSTPSDLRRSVVRQEETVLNTGSQTQFDVGYGGSYRDKLYVGGALGIVSTRFNSVRELREVDEVGGSRSFGSLLLRNELETRGSGFNVRLGVIYRPLGWLRVGASAQSPTAFQLDDTDETSLDVQFKQPIRVDGQNISSVSVATEPDLGRYSYRLSTPWRLNTGAAAIIGKYGFVSADVEMVDYGQARLRSDTSLEYGFNYSFGPENDAIRNDYQRTFNVRVGGEARLDAFRLRLGYANYGDPYRRSDFDRTQQFFTGGVGLRQKNLSLDLAGVYSLADRYYSPYTLSDSSQPVVQVEGNRLSTTLTLGLQF; this is encoded by the coding sequence ATGAAACAATACTTTGTGGGGCTGGCCTTGCTGGGCTTGGCCAGCCCTCTTTTTGCCCAATCCGAAGCCGACGCCCTGCGCTACTCGCGGCTGCAATTTGGCGGCACGGCCCGTACGCAGGCCATTGGCGGAGCCAACGTGGCCGTGGGCGCCGATCTGAACAGCCTCAGCAGCAACCCGGCCGGCCTGGGGTTGTACCAACGCTCGGAGTTTACTTTTTCGCCCGGCTTGGGCATTGGCAACGCCAACGCACAGGTTACCAACGCCCAGGGCGCACCTAGCCTTTCCGACGGGCGCAACAGCGTGCACGTGGCCAACGCTGGCCTGGCCTTTGTAAACCGCCGGCCCGACAGCGACAACAACGACTGGCGCGGCGGTACGCTGGCCTTCGGCTTCACACGCATCAACGATTTCAACGCCAGTTTCCGCTACCGCAGCAACGTGGCCGACAACCGCTCTTTGTTTCAGCGCTTCCGCGAACCTAGGGCCGGCGCGGGCCAGAGCTTGGGCGATGTGTACGACGATGTGGATCAGCAGTTTGCCGACAACCAATACGCCACCTTGGATGGCTTGGCCTACGGCGCGTACCTGGTAAACTACGACCGCACCGCCAACGGCAACTACGTGGTGAGCACGCCTTCGGACCTGCGCCGCTCGGTGGTGCGGCAAGAGGAGACCGTGCTGAACACCGGCTCGCAAACCCAGTTCGACGTGGGCTACGGCGGCAGTTACCGCGACAAGCTGTACGTGGGCGGTGCGCTGGGCATCGTGAGCACGCGCTTTAACTCAGTGCGCGAGCTGCGCGAAGTCGATGAAGTAGGCGGCAGCCGCTCGTTTGGCTCGTTGCTGCTGCGCAACGAACTGGAAACGCGGGGCAGCGGGTTCAACGTGCGCTTGGGGGTAATTTACCGCCCCCTCGGCTGGTTGCGCGTGGGCGCTTCGGCGCAGTCGCCCACGGCTTTTCAGCTCGACGATACCGACGAAACCTCCCTCGACGTGCAGTTTAAGCAACCCATCCGCGTCGATGGCCAGAACATCAGCTCCGTATCGGTGGCTACCGAGCCCGACCTAGGGCGCTACAGCTACCGTCTTAGCACGCCGTGGCGCCTGAACACCGGCGCGGCGGCAATCATCGGCAAGTACGGCTTTGTATCAGCCGACGTGGAAATGGTGGACTACGGCCAGGCGCGCCTGCGCAGCGACACCAGCTTGGAGTACGGTTTCAACTACAGCTTCGGGCCCGAAAACGACGCCATTCGCAACGATTACCAGCGCACCTTCAACGTGCGCGTGGGCGGCGAGGCCCGCCTCGATGCCTTCCGGCTGCGCCTCGGCTACGCCAACTACGGCGACCCGTACCGCCGCAGTGACTTTGACCGCACCCAGCAGTTTTTTACCGGCGGTGTGGGCTTGCGGCAGAAAAACCTAAGCCTCGACTTGGCCGGTGTGTACAGCCTTGCCGACCGCTACTACTCGCCCTACACCCTCTCCGATAGCTCGCAGCCGGTGGTGCAGGTGGAGGGCAACCGCCTCAGCACCACGCTCACCCTAGGTTTGCAATTTTAG